In Scheffersomyces stipitis CBS 6054 chromosome 8, complete sequence, one DNA window encodes the following:
- a CDS encoding predicted protein, with amino-acid sequence MKLNLISIFSLVLLCHNLALAKDSLTRKESLEICESVSSSDNEPTSQHNCSGENTVVGFDNISYEDFINITENPNYKDGKLITLLNESVTISDSHTDSFLPNSIKDNNVHDQEQSLVESYTDIIEAFKVYFGFKENSCWTRKTVVVDEETGSYYHLIQLDVKGHDCDPSAQFLAIIDEVEKMLERFEYFDASWCINNTIDGSLEAYVQHGVNTISFTSCNNYGFYRGKSAFRDTAH; translated from the coding sequence ATGAAGCTCAATTTGATCTCAATTTTCTCGTTGGTATTATTGTGCCACAACTTGGCACTTGCCAAAGATTCACTAACACGTAAGGAAAGTCTTGAAATTTGTGAATCAGTGTCACTGCTGGACAATGAGCCGACTTCGCAGCACAACTGTTCTGGTGAAAATACCGTCGTTGGATTTGACAACATTTCATATGAAGATTTCATTAACATTACTGAAAATCCTAATTACAAGGATGGAAAGTTGATTACATTGCTCAACGAATCGGTTACCATTTCAGATTCACATACAGACCTGTTTTTGCCGAATAGTATCAAAGATAATAATGTACATGATCAAGAGCAATCGTTAGTGGAACTGTATACTGATATAATAGAGGCATTCAAAGTTTACTTCGGTTTCAAAGAGAATTCATGTTGGACACGGAAGACTGTTGTGGTAGATGAGGAAACAGGCAGTTACTACCACCTCATACAATTAGATGTGAAAGGGCATGATTGTGATCCTTCTGCACAATTTTTGGCCATCATCGATGAAGTAGAGAAGATGCTTGAAAGGTTCGAATACTTTGATGCTTCATGGTGTATTAATAATACAATTGATGGAAGTTTAGAAGCATATGTTCAGCATGGAGTTAATACCATTTCATTCACCTCTTGCAATAACTATGGATTCTATAGAGGCAAGAGTGCTTTCAGGGATACTGCTCATTAA
- a CDS encoding predicted protein — translation MDRSNFRKRKRVPSFQPEGSGLLLSDPPQAKQAENIITDEKVINYILKLQPKTTERKEVFLKLVLSYTEAEFLSSSELNLEDALSKKFQVKSFSISPQVDGVVDRFITLYGDNESIARGVVYISFLLKVKLNRFIRGELYTLKSNNYDIEMVIRREVYPHDNFLDSFNFNLYEDTFPLWYNQNRGVHLLHIRSDFLTLFLFTSALLLRYKDSEEDFIIVQTPLFGVHTDPNLFAISDTNKEMLEKSRNGVVSYLHPK, via the coding sequence ATGGATAGATCAAATTttagaaaaagaaagagagtCCCTTCGTTCCAACCAGAAGGTCTGggacttcttctttcagaTCCTCCGCAAGCCAAACAGGCCGAAAATATCATCACCGACGAGAAGGTGATCAATTATATTCTCAAATTACAGCCAAAGACCACAGAACGAAAGGAAGTGTTCCTCAAACTAGTACTTTCGTACACCGAGGCAGAGTTCCTTTCCTCATCTGAATTGAATCTCGAAGATGCACTTTCCAAGAAATTCCAAGTAAAAAGTTTCCTGATCTCGCCCCAAGTAGATGGAGTTGTAGATAGATTCATAACATTATACGGCGACAACGAACTGATAGCAAGAGGTGTGGTATATATAAGttttttgttgaaagtTAAGCTCAATCGATTTATTCGAGGAGAGTTATACACTCTCAAGTCCAACAATTATGACATAGAAATGGTGATAAGGCGAGAAGTTTATCCCCACGATAACTTCCTAGATTCCTTCAATTTTAATTTATATGAAGACACGTTTCCCTTATGGTATAACCAGAATCGTGGAGTCCATCTCTTGCACATACGATCTGATTTTTTGACATTGTTTCTCTTCACTCTGGCCCTACTCTTAAGATAtaaagattcagaagaggATTTCATTATTGTGCAGACACCACTATTCGGTGTTCACACAGATCCCAACTTATTTGCTATATCGGATACGAATAAGGAGATGTTGGAGAAGAGTAGAAACGGAGTTGTGTCATACTTGCATCCAAAATAG